One genomic window of Polyangium aurulentum includes the following:
- a CDS encoding methyltransferase domain-containing protein → MKTPSPGLVIRWMSFAEDGERIVSLRRQVFVEEQGYGEDFIRTPYDEQGLHLGAFDGDQLVSVVSLFIFDDDPEVFARYNVPLKSGRLLQYAKRAELAPFRGTRLADFMVASLARAAFEVLRPRYSVILLQGEHTQLQKHYGKFGAEYHSKIPGPDGTELVVLLVPSHTPDIARGAYLKLRKMQEVVGAHLGLRAPSLVKFLERTGRMNLIPMAALTAENLYTAPLSLRDELPRLSAQTRLLFGEQKPRIAAVEFPPPPARFLDVGCGPGVYLSMLMRGSKLQGYEGVGLDASKEMVTYARLNRPDLTWLQASVYDTKLPDQHFDVVHANFLFIHLVSPQLALREINRVLRPGGIFYVVDVNDSTFDGPPEIAQLISAHHELYDGDRSVMSSLPHLAAEHGFSPMLNFSTRVRNTSTSPEPVFLKDEVLLDRIKMWGLFSFLAQREELARYLKSAMEYYYSSSCEMSICVETQVYRKTS, encoded by the coding sequence ATGAAGACCCCCTCGCCCGGATTGGTGATCCGTTGGATGTCGTTCGCCGAGGACGGCGAACGGATCGTGTCGCTCCGGCGGCAGGTCTTCGTCGAGGAGCAGGGGTACGGCGAGGACTTCATAAGGACGCCGTACGACGAGCAAGGCCTGCACCTCGGCGCATTCGACGGCGATCAGCTCGTCTCGGTGGTCAGCCTATTCATCTTCGACGACGATCCCGAGGTCTTCGCTCGGTACAATGTTCCCCTCAAGTCCGGGCGCTTGCTGCAGTACGCGAAGCGCGCGGAGCTGGCGCCTTTTCGAGGCACCAGGCTGGCCGATTTCATGGTGGCCTCGCTCGCGAGGGCGGCGTTCGAGGTATTGCGGCCTCGGTATTCGGTCATACTTCTGCAGGGGGAGCATACGCAGCTCCAGAAGCACTACGGCAAATTCGGCGCCGAGTACCACAGCAAGATCCCCGGCCCGGACGGCACGGAGCTCGTCGTCCTGCTCGTCCCCTCCCATACCCCGGATATCGCGCGCGGCGCATATCTCAAGCTGCGCAAGATGCAGGAGGTGGTCGGCGCCCATCTCGGCCTGCGCGCGCCTTCGCTCGTGAAGTTCCTCGAGCGGACCGGGCGTATGAACCTCATTCCCATGGCGGCGCTGACGGCAGAGAACCTGTACACGGCGCCGCTGTCGCTCCGGGACGAGCTGCCACGCCTGTCGGCCCAGACGCGCCTGCTCTTCGGCGAGCAGAAGCCGCGCATCGCGGCCGTGGAGTTCCCCCCGCCGCCGGCGCGCTTTCTCGATGTGGGCTGCGGGCCCGGCGTATACCTGTCGATGCTCATGCGCGGCAGCAAGCTCCAGGGGTACGAGGGCGTGGGCCTCGACGCCTCGAAGGAGATGGTCACCTATGCGCGCCTGAACCGGCCCGATCTGACCTGGCTGCAGGCGAGCGTCTACGATACCAAGCTGCCCGATCAGCACTTCGATGTCGTCCACGCGAACTTCCTGTTCATCCACCTCGTCAGCCCGCAGCTCGCGCTGCGGGAGATCAACCGGGTCCTGCGGCCCGGCGGCATCTTCTACGTGGTCGACGTGAACGATTCGACCTTCGACGGGCCGCCGGAGATAGCGCAGCTCATCAGCGCCCACCACGAGCTTTACGACGGCGATCGGAGCGTGATGAGTAGCCTGCCGCACCTCGCCGCCGAGCACGGGTTTTCCCCTATGCTCAACTTCTCGACCCGGGTAAGGAACACGTCGACCTCGCCCGAGCCGGTATTCCTGAAGGACGAGGTGCTCCTCGACCGCATCAAGATGTGGGGGCTGTTCTCCTTCCTGGCGCAGCGAGAGGAGCTCGCTCGATACCTGAAGTCAGCCATGGAATATTATTACAGCTCGAGCTGCGAGATGAGCATCTGCGTGGAGACCCAGGTCTACCGCAAGACCTCCTGA
- a CDS encoding MutS-related protein: MTEPPTDAEPIPDLLGEEPAVRIDLKDLRQTLVFGFALGTSLEQFDRALGAATLPASSWDHTTFERDLFLEDLVQRSLRIRIGGRAFSPCLPYLLRVMSEPPREPSVVAFRQRVLEELAGSADFRQQFERIYTGLVAVRTALCSEGGARRGGGTHRRLEILRGVEEVVNDLAGSFEGASSGLSRLRAFGLSVKATDTYERLAALLDHERHLGTVDLRVQVGADGALRTFHIVAVRENRQNPFHTSAIWRFFTRLRLLLRGYRVAPGEVAERLLDDVWSGMESVVGMFIQLLGDMEFYLAGLALADMAHDKGLPVCLAELVRPGDVGEGAGMAIERLYNPHLLAGKTTPVPCDLRTAHDDAVVIVTGPNSGGKTRLLQSIGLAQLLGQVGLFVTAERARLPMLSGMFVSLIQESRSDQPEGQLGMELMRIRKLFEELGFGSLVLIDELCSGTNPSEGEEIARLVISLLPELKSQVFVTTHLLTLASGLSEDPPVPQLEFLQVELDLHERPTYGFITGVAKTSLAHRTAARLGVTKDELSSLIAAKKRAAATQAPARPRAVRKPRPAANGAVRALRRR; this comes from the coding sequence ATGACCGAGCCGCCGACCGACGCAGAGCCGATCCCCGATCTTCTCGGCGAGGAGCCGGCGGTCCGCATCGATCTGAAAGATCTGCGCCAGACCCTGGTCTTCGGCTTCGCGCTCGGCACCTCGCTCGAGCAGTTCGATCGGGCGCTCGGGGCGGCCACGCTGCCCGCGTCGAGCTGGGATCACACGACGTTCGAGCGCGACCTCTTCCTCGAAGATCTCGTTCAGCGCAGCCTGCGCATCCGCATCGGCGGCCGCGCCTTTTCCCCCTGCCTGCCCTACCTCCTGCGTGTCATGAGCGAGCCGCCGCGCGAGCCCTCGGTGGTCGCCTTCCGCCAGCGCGTGCTCGAGGAGCTCGCGGGATCGGCCGATTTCCGGCAGCAGTTCGAGCGCATCTACACGGGCCTCGTGGCCGTGCGGACGGCGCTGTGCTCGGAGGGCGGCGCGCGGCGGGGCGGAGGCACGCACCGGCGGCTCGAGATCCTGCGCGGGGTCGAGGAGGTCGTGAACGATCTCGCGGGCTCGTTCGAGGGCGCGAGCTCGGGCCTTTCACGCCTGCGCGCCTTCGGCCTCTCGGTGAAGGCGACCGACACGTACGAGCGGCTCGCGGCGCTGCTCGATCACGAGCGACACCTCGGCACGGTCGACCTTCGCGTGCAAGTCGGCGCGGACGGCGCGCTGCGCACGTTCCACATCGTCGCCGTGCGGGAGAACCGGCAAAACCCCTTCCACACCTCGGCGATCTGGCGCTTCTTCACGCGGCTTCGGCTCCTGCTCCGCGGCTACCGCGTGGCGCCGGGCGAGGTGGCCGAGCGGCTGCTCGACGACGTCTGGAGCGGCATGGAGAGCGTGGTCGGCATGTTCATCCAGCTCCTCGGCGACATGGAGTTTTACCTGGCGGGGCTCGCCCTCGCGGACATGGCGCACGACAAGGGGCTGCCGGTGTGCCTGGCGGAGCTGGTGCGTCCGGGCGACGTGGGTGAAGGCGCGGGGATGGCGATCGAGCGGCTGTACAATCCGCATCTGCTCGCGGGCAAGACGACGCCCGTGCCTTGCGATCTGCGCACGGCGCACGACGACGCGGTGGTGATCGTGACGGGGCCGAACTCGGGCGGAAAGACGCGGCTCTTGCAGTCGATCGGGCTCGCGCAGCTCCTCGGCCAGGTGGGGCTGTTCGTCACGGCGGAGCGGGCGCGGCTGCCGATGCTCTCGGGGATGTTCGTGTCGCTGATCCAGGAGTCGCGCAGCGATCAGCCCGAGGGGCAGCTCGGCATGGAGCTGATGCGCATTCGCAAGCTCTTCGAGGAGCTCGGCTTCGGGTCGCTGGTGCTGATCGACGAGCTGTGCTCGGGGACGAACCCCTCGGAGGGCGAGGAGATCGCGCGGCTTGTGATCTCGCTCCTGCCGGAGCTGAAATCGCAAGTATTCGTCACCACGCACCTCTTGACGCTGGCGAGCGGCTTGTCGGAGGATCCGCCGGTTCCGCAGCTCGAGTTCTTGCAGGTGGAGCTCGACCTGCACGAGCGCCCGACGTACGGGTTCATCACGGGCGTGGCAAAGACCTCGCTCGCGCACCGGACGGCGGCGCGGCTCGGCGTGACGAAGGACGAGCTTTCTTCCTTGATCGCGGCGAAGAAACGCGCAGCAGCGACGCAGGCGCCGGCTCGCCCGAGGGCCGTCCGCAAGCCGCGCCCTGCCGCGAATGGGGCCGTGAGGGCCTTGCGACGGCGGTAG
- a CDS encoding M23 family metallopeptidase: MIDTDRPAPPKFLRGLLIAAIPLVACGPAPSTSPPAVPPPAAMALAMRASGPSEPPAPELAPRPAAVEPAPARAKTPPAPEEEAPRSEEVGPRSGTLPSGFFNPMPGGVVAGYRADTGLDIAGVKRPVHAIASGRVDYAEAGHTLWTGPRDTANCVRIQLDAPIDWGGRKITHVYYAHLSELSFVQPEGAKRRRHVEGGERIGTSGVANGSWHLHVGLLLDGEVEQTWGTFLFEDEVRKVLGDLRKGSRLPEG, translated from the coding sequence ATGATCGATACCGACCGTCCCGCCCCTCCCAAGTTCCTGCGAGGGCTGCTGATCGCGGCGATCCCCCTCGTCGCGTGTGGCCCCGCCCCTTCGACCTCGCCCCCGGCCGTCCCTCCGCCGGCCGCGATGGCCCTCGCGATGCGAGCGTCCGGGCCATCCGAGCCGCCTGCGCCCGAGCTTGCGCCCCGTCCGGCTGCCGTCGAGCCCGCGCCCGCGCGAGCGAAGACGCCGCCCGCTCCCGAGGAAGAGGCTCCTCGGTCGGAGGAGGTCGGGCCGCGGTCGGGGACGTTGCCGAGCGGGTTCTTCAATCCGATGCCGGGTGGCGTGGTGGCCGGATATCGCGCCGATACGGGGCTCGACATCGCGGGTGTGAAGCGGCCCGTGCACGCCATCGCCTCGGGCCGGGTCGATTACGCCGAGGCCGGGCATACGCTGTGGACCGGGCCGAGGGATACGGCCAATTGCGTGCGCATCCAGCTCGACGCGCCGATCGACTGGGGGGGCCGGAAGATCACCCACGTCTACTACGCGCACCTGTCGGAGCTATCGTTCGTGCAGCCCGAGGGCGCGAAGCGGCGGCGGCACGTGGAGGGCGGCGAGCGCATCGGCACCTCGGGCGTGGCCAACGGGAGCTGGCACCTGCACGTGGGGCTCTTGCTCGACGGCGAGGTCGAGCAGACCTGGGGCACGTTCCTCTTCGAGGACGAGGTGCGCAAGGTGCTCGGGGATCTGCGCAAGGGATCCAGGCTGCCGGAGGGCTGA
- a CDS encoding DSD1 family PLP-dependent enzyme produces MIEWQRGQTVDDIDTPALVLDIPTAERNIRRMADRFAGGPVRLRPHIKTHKTPLLAHKQMAAGAIGVTCAKLGEAEVMIRAGIPEILLATEVVGPAKVARLVALNRHAMVITVVDDADAARAISDAAKSAGLRIPTLVDIDVGQGRTGVSPGEPALALARQVAEMPGLSLVGLQGYEGHLQHLTSAAERERQCRAALKKLTDTADLLRGAGFSIEIVSTGGTGTSQFAGEHPGITEIQPGSYVVMDSHYGTVEGLGFEQALFIVTTVISKTRPDVAIVDAGMKAASIDSGMPLVRGIEGAEFFFAGDEYGRVVFDRPRSDVRVGDRITLVPSHCDTTINLHDHMWVMADGKLEEIWRIEARGEIR; encoded by the coding sequence ATGATCGAGTGGCAGAGAGGGCAAACGGTCGACGATATCGATACCCCGGCGCTCGTCCTCGATATTCCGACCGCGGAGCGGAACATCCGGCGGATGGCGGATCGCTTCGCGGGAGGCCCGGTGCGCCTTCGGCCGCACATCAAGACGCACAAGACGCCGCTGCTCGCGCACAAGCAGATGGCGGCGGGCGCGATCGGCGTGACGTGCGCCAAGCTCGGCGAGGCGGAGGTGATGATCCGCGCGGGGATCCCCGAGATCCTGCTCGCCACCGAGGTCGTGGGCCCTGCGAAGGTGGCGCGCCTCGTCGCGCTGAACCGGCACGCGATGGTGATCACGGTGGTCGACGACGCCGACGCGGCGCGGGCGATCTCGGACGCGGCGAAGAGCGCGGGGCTGCGCATTCCCACGCTCGTGGACATCGACGTGGGGCAAGGGCGGACGGGGGTTTCTCCCGGCGAACCGGCGCTCGCGCTCGCGCGGCAGGTGGCCGAGATGCCGGGGCTGTCGCTCGTGGGGCTTCAGGGCTACGAGGGGCACTTGCAGCACCTGACGAGCGCGGCGGAGCGCGAGCGGCAATGCCGGGCCGCGCTGAAGAAGCTCACGGATACGGCGGATCTATTGCGCGGGGCGGGCTTCTCCATCGAGATCGTGTCGACCGGCGGCACGGGCACGAGCCAATTCGCGGGCGAGCACCCGGGGATCACCGAGATACAGCCCGGCTCGTACGTGGTCATGGATTCGCATTACGGCACCGTCGAGGGCCTCGGCTTCGAGCAGGCGCTGTTCATCGTGACGACCGTGATCAGCAAGACCCGGCCCGACGTGGCCATCGTGGACGCGGGCATGAAGGCCGCGTCGATCGACAGCGGAATGCCGCTCGTGCGCGGGATCGAGGGCGCGGAGTTCTTCTTCGCCGGCGACGAGTACGGCCGGGTGGTCTTCGACAGGCCTCGCAGCGACGTGCGCGTGGGCGACAGAATCACGCTCGTGCCGAGCCATTGCGACACGACGATCAACCTGCACGACCATATGTGGGTGATGGCCGACGGCAAGCTCGAGGAGATCTGGCGCATCGAGGCGCGAGGGGAGATTCGCTGA
- a CDS encoding serine/threonine-protein kinase PknK yields MQPGHTVDGRFVVERFVGQGGMARVFRANDLSTGEAVALKVLLDEAQSRERFEREADILASLRHPGIVRYVARGTSGGFPYIAMEWVEGESLARRIQRQPLTVRGCVRLIGRLADALGAAHERGVVHRDLTPANVMLVEGDLDRPKVLDFGIARLSGAGKELTRAGMLLGSMGYMAPEQARGARDLDARADVFALGCLLLHALTGKRLFEGSDSLAYLVKVVVEDAPRLRTLRPDAPASLEALLARMLARAPADRPPHAAALLGEIRSIPDLDLDESTADAPPSPALGADERRLRCVLLVRLERSTADAKAAIEPAAQPFEAGVDELIDGHLLVTFSGGGAATDEAARAARCALEIGAALEGERMAIAATRSAGSGLTGGGIEALLPMLERAPADAIAVDDVTAGLLGARFDVTGDAEGLYLRGERDMGEAARTLLGKPTPCVGRDAEIDELRRLFVASVQEATPRAVIVTGAAGIGKSRLRHELMRWVEAQKQPVEVWIGHGDPMGARSPFGMLSRALRRAAGIGSGEPVEVQRRKLKARVGRHLDPIRAASVVEFLGELSGTPFDEEGRPQLAAARRNAMLMGDRIRRAFEDFVSAELRAGPLLLVLEDMHFGDKPSVNLVEAALGGKGPLFVLALARPEVRSLFPDLWSQREPASIDLGPLDPVHGRELVRAALGPKAKSALVAQIVERAEGNAFYLEELVRAAAQGKDDALPESVIAMVQGMLEELDPQARRLLRAASVYGDKFGKEGVVSLLGDDARGVGDILRDLCEREVIERRELSRSRLGAHAEEYAFRHAYVREAAYAMLTEEDRVLGHMLAARHLTAAGEPDPTRLAEHFERAGEPSMAVRHYLRAAEQALGGNDLGEALSRAERGIACGATGEELGRLLVIGAEAHRWRGENLEAMRSAAEAIAVLARGSHAWCVAASELVACTAKLGDPGPLERVAAELSDLSGGPMTSAQLAACARVATPLYIFGKRDLADDLLSRAATPEVAGSLRDPSVRARIYEAYAIGAFMGGDPAGAVQLWEQACASFTEIGDVRSIGALRSNQGVALNAMGAYAEAEAALRAALEASEPLGIATNVCAALQNLGFTLVHMGRLDEAQSLLLRSIREALLQRNYRLEAGARIYMAVAGLYAGKLDLAEPEARAAAEALGEMPLQAYALGVLSMIELLRGRLESAEQASEQGMKVLAACGGAIEEGEAMLRLAYAETLVARGDAEGAGRALFIARRRIEERAMRISKPEWRQSFLDVVPENRRTFERAASLGV; encoded by the coding sequence ATGCAACCCGGCCACACCGTCGACGGGCGATTCGTCGTCGAGCGCTTCGTCGGCCAAGGCGGGATGGCGCGCGTCTTCCGCGCGAACGATCTCTCGACCGGCGAGGCCGTCGCGCTCAAGGTGCTGCTCGACGAGGCCCAGAGCCGCGAGCGCTTCGAGCGCGAGGCCGACATCCTCGCCTCCCTGCGCCACCCGGGCATCGTGCGCTACGTGGCGCGCGGAACGAGCGGGGGCTTTCCGTACATCGCGATGGAGTGGGTCGAAGGCGAGAGCCTCGCCCGCCGCATCCAGCGCCAGCCGCTCACCGTCCGCGGCTGCGTGCGGCTCATCGGCCGCCTCGCAGACGCGCTCGGGGCCGCGCACGAAAGGGGCGTCGTCCATCGCGATCTGACGCCGGCGAACGTGATGCTCGTCGAGGGCGATCTCGACAGGCCCAAGGTGCTCGATTTCGGCATCGCGCGGCTGTCGGGCGCAGGCAAGGAGCTGACGCGAGCGGGGATGCTGCTCGGATCGATGGGGTACATGGCCCCCGAGCAGGCGCGAGGCGCGCGCGATCTCGACGCGCGCGCAGACGTGTTCGCCCTCGGCTGCCTGCTCTTGCACGCGCTCACCGGCAAGCGCCTCTTCGAAGGCTCCGACTCGCTCGCGTACCTCGTGAAGGTCGTCGTCGAGGACGCGCCGCGGCTGCGCACCTTGCGGCCCGACGCGCCCGCTTCGCTCGAGGCGCTGCTCGCCCGCATGCTCGCTCGCGCGCCCGCGGACAGGCCCCCGCACGCCGCGGCGCTGCTCGGGGAGATCCGCAGCATCCCCGACCTCGACCTCGACGAGTCGACCGCGGACGCGCCCCCCTCGCCCGCGCTCGGCGCCGACGAGCGCAGGCTCCGCTGCGTGCTGCTCGTGCGCCTCGAGCGCAGCACGGCGGACGCGAAGGCGGCCATCGAGCCCGCCGCCCAGCCGTTCGAGGCAGGGGTCGACGAGCTCATCGACGGCCACCTGCTCGTGACGTTCTCGGGCGGCGGCGCGGCGACGGACGAGGCGGCGCGGGCTGCGCGCTGCGCGCTCGAGATCGGCGCGGCGCTCGAGGGCGAACGGATGGCCATCGCGGCGACGCGCAGCGCGGGCTCGGGGCTCACGGGCGGAGGGATCGAGGCGCTCTTGCCCATGCTCGAGCGCGCGCCCGCCGACGCCATCGCGGTCGACGACGTGACGGCGGGCCTGCTCGGCGCGCGCTTCGACGTGACCGGCGACGCCGAAGGCCTGTACCTGCGAGGCGAGCGCGACATGGGCGAGGCGGCGCGCACGCTGCTCGGCAAACCGACGCCGTGCGTGGGGCGCGACGCCGAGATCGACGAGCTGCGCCGGCTCTTCGTGGCGAGCGTGCAGGAGGCCACGCCGCGCGCCGTGATCGTGACGGGCGCGGCGGGCATCGGCAAATCACGGCTGCGCCACGAGCTCATGCGCTGGGTCGAGGCGCAGAAGCAGCCGGTCGAGGTGTGGATCGGCCACGGCGATCCGATGGGCGCCCGCTCGCCGTTCGGGATGCTCTCGCGCGCGCTGCGCCGGGCCGCGGGCATCGGCTCGGGCGAGCCCGTCGAGGTGCAGCGGCGCAAGCTCAAGGCGCGCGTCGGCCGGCACCTCGATCCCATTCGCGCCGCGAGCGTGGTGGAGTTCCTTGGCGAGCTTTCGGGCACGCCTTTCGACGAGGAGGGACGGCCGCAGCTCGCGGCGGCGCGGCGCAACGCGATGCTGATGGGCGACCGGATCCGGCGCGCGTTCGAGGACTTCGTCTCGGCCGAGCTGCGCGCCGGGCCGCTCCTGCTCGTGCTCGAGGACATGCACTTCGGCGACAAACCGAGCGTGAACCTCGTGGAGGCGGCGCTCGGCGGCAAAGGCCCGCTCTTCGTGCTCGCGCTCGCGCGCCCCGAGGTCCGGAGCCTGTTTCCGGATCTGTGGTCGCAGAGGGAGCCGGCTTCGATCGACCTCGGTCCGCTCGATCCCGTGCACGGCCGCGAGCTGGTCCGCGCGGCGCTCGGCCCCAAGGCGAAGAGCGCGCTGGTGGCGCAGATCGTCGAGCGCGCCGAGGGCAACGCGTTCTACCTCGAGGAGCTGGTACGCGCGGCGGCGCAGGGCAAGGACGACGCGCTGCCCGAGAGCGTCATCGCGATGGTGCAGGGCATGCTCGAGGAGCTCGATCCGCAGGCGCGGCGGCTGCTTCGCGCGGCGAGCGTCTACGGCGACAAGTTCGGCAAGGAGGGCGTCGTGTCGCTGCTCGGCGACGACGCGCGCGGCGTCGGGGACATCCTTCGCGATCTGTGCGAGCGCGAGGTGATCGAGCGGCGCGAGCTGAGCCGCTCGCGGCTCGGCGCGCACGCGGAGGAGTACGCATTCCGGCACGCGTACGTGCGCGAGGCGGCCTATGCGATGCTCACCGAGGAGGACCGCGTCCTCGGGCACATGCTCGCCGCGCGGCACCTGACGGCCGCGGGCGAGCCGGATCCGACGCGGCTCGCCGAGCATTTCGAGCGCGCGGGCGAGCCTTCGATGGCCGTGCGTCACTACCTGCGCGCGGCCGAGCAGGCGCTCGGCGGCAACGACCTCGGCGAGGCCCTGTCGCGGGCAGAGCGCGGGATCGCGTGCGGAGCGACGGGCGAGGAGCTGGGCAGGCTGCTCGTGATCGGGGCCGAGGCGCATCGCTGGCGAGGCGAGAACCTCGAGGCCATGCGCTCGGCGGCCGAGGCGATCGCCGTGCTCGCGCGGGGCAGCCACGCCTGGTGCGTCGCCGCGAGCGAGCTGGTCGCGTGCACGGCGAAGCTCGGCGATCCGGGCCCGCTCGAGCGGGTCGCGGCCGAGCTGAGCGATCTCTCGGGCGGCCCGATGACCTCGGCGCAGCTCGCGGCCTGCGCGCGTGTCGCGACGCCGCTGTACATCTTCGGCAAGCGCGACCTCGCCGACGACCTGCTGTCGCGCGCGGCGACGCCCGAGGTGGCAGGCTCGCTGCGCGATCCGTCGGTCCGCGCACGCATCTACGAGGCGTACGCGATCGGCGCGTTCATGGGCGGCGATCCCGCGGGGGCGGTGCAGCTCTGGGAGCAGGCCTGCGCGAGCTTCACCGAGATCGGCGACGTGCGGAGCATCGGCGCGCTGCGCAGCAACCAGGGCGTCGCGCTGAACGCGATGGGCGCGTACGCCGAGGCGGAAGCGGCGCTCAGGGCCGCGCTCGAGGCGAGCGAGCCGCTCGGGATCGCGACGAACGTCTGTGCGGCCCTGCAAAACCTGGGCTTCACCCTCGTGCACATGGGCCGGCTCGACGAGGCGCAATCGCTGCTTTTGCGCAGCATCCGCGAGGCGCTCTTGCAGCGCAACTACCGGCTCGAGGCGGGGGCGCGCATCTACATGGCCGTCGCGGGGCTCTACGCGGGCAAGCTCGATCTCGCCGAGCCGGAGGCGCGCGCGGCGGCCGAGGCGCTCGGGGAGATGCCGCTCCAGGCGTACGCGCTCGGGGTGCTGTCGATGATCGAGCTCTTGCGCGGTCGCCTCGAGAGCGCGGAGCAAGCATCGGAGCAGGGCATGAAGGTGCTGGCCGCGTGCGGCGGCGCGATCGAGGAGGGCGAGGCGATGCTCAGGCTCGCGTACGCCGAGACGCTCGTCGCGCGGGGTGACGCCGAGGGGGCGGGGCGCGCGCTCTTCATCGCCCGAAGGCGCATCGAGGAGCGCGCCATGCGGATCTCGAAGCCCGAGTGGCGGCAGAGCTTCCTCGACGTCGTGCCCGAGAACCGGCGGACGTTCGAGCGCGCGGCGAGCCTGGGCGTTTGA
- a CDS encoding PPC domain-containing protein, translating into MRTTHIFGLLVFGVSLAAVAPGCGDDGSNATGGEGGAGGGTPASSGNGSSSSTGGQVEDTNIDCASADELSFESLDMLEATLEDVAEDRDYYTFTGKKGDAILIETDAKPTGDEFNTTYADLVITVLGPDGKTKIAQNDDPYPLPPFSNDSEIVMVLPEDGTYCVEVGECAALFGAQNCRAPGTNDPENNDYKIRAGMLNTMGMGLGPEKEPNDMAAGATPISLVKPEMSTTYLSFYDWGSFSSATDVDMWSFKPPADVKVDAGTQATCHFDFFLPGDEGNGSTATQDVIGYVATLADPATRIAEIDTTALDTTIRPEPPGISVPCTLDTEYLFVMTRPQGTVAGANDFYFFQHYYSGSNPLEKGMNDDVAMPEALEQVKQMDGSFSYFVDGDLDTATDVDYYGVTVPVGMETIGFVCEGQRGGSGVRGLEVTVLDANGKPIAGGMGTNTESETKQIRFGGMTIPQGSTKLTFKVEAASLDPNVTGTYYRCGFHLEPAAP; encoded by the coding sequence ATGCGAACGACGCATATCTTCGGGCTCCTTGTTTTCGGTGTCTCGCTCGCGGCCGTGGCCCCTGGCTGCGGTGACGATGGCTCGAATGCCACCGGCGGCGAGGGCGGCGCGGGCGGCGGCACCCCCGCCTCGTCCGGCAATGGCTCGAGCAGCAGCACCGGCGGCCAGGTGGAGGACACGAACATCGATTGCGCCTCCGCCGACGAGCTGTCGTTCGAGTCGCTCGATATGCTCGAGGCGACGCTCGAGGACGTGGCCGAGGACAGGGATTACTACACCTTCACCGGCAAGAAGGGCGACGCGATCCTCATCGAGACGGACGCAAAGCCGACAGGCGACGAATTCAACACGACGTACGCCGACCTCGTCATCACGGTCCTCGGCCCCGACGGGAAGACCAAGATCGCGCAAAACGACGACCCCTACCCGCTGCCGCCCTTCAGCAACGACAGCGAGATCGTCATGGTGCTGCCGGAAGACGGCACGTACTGCGTCGAGGTCGGTGAATGCGCGGCCCTCTTCGGCGCGCAGAACTGCAGGGCGCCCGGCACCAACGACCCCGAGAACAACGATTACAAGATCCGGGCGGGCATGCTCAACACGATGGGCATGGGCCTGGGGCCCGAGAAAGAGCCGAACGACATGGCCGCCGGGGCCACGCCGATCAGCCTCGTGAAGCCAGAGATGTCGACCACGTATCTCTCGTTCTACGACTGGGGCTCGTTCTCGAGCGCCACCGACGTGGATATGTGGAGCTTCAAGCCGCCGGCCGACGTCAAGGTCGACGCTGGCACCCAGGCCACCTGCCATTTCGATTTCTTCCTGCCCGGCGACGAGGGCAACGGCTCCACCGCCACGCAGGACGTCATCGGCTACGTCGCCACGCTCGCCGATCCGGCCACGAGGATCGCCGAGATCGACACCACCGCGCTCGATACGACGATCCGCCCCGAGCCCCCGGGCATCTCGGTGCCCTGCACGCTCGATACCGAGTATCTGTTCGTCATGACCCGCCCGCAGGGCACGGTCGCAGGGGCGAACGACTTCTACTTCTTCCAGCATTACTACTCGGGCTCGAACCCGCTCGAAAAGGGCATGAACGACGACGTGGCCATGCCCGAGGCGCTCGAGCAGGTCAAACAGATGGACGGCAGCTTCAGCTACTTCGTCGACGGCGATCTCGATACGGCCACCGACGTCGATTACTACGGCGTGACCGTCCCCGTCGGCATGGAGACCATCGGGTTCGTCTGCGAGGGGCAGCGCGGCGGCTCCGGCGTCCGCGGCCTCGAGGTCACCGTGCTCGACGCGAACGGCAAGCCGATCGCGGGCGGCATGGGCACCAATACCGAGTCCGAGACCAAGCAGATCCGGTTCGGCGGCATGACCATCCCGCAGGGCTCCACCAAGCTCACCTTCAAGGTCGAGGCGGCCTCGCTCGATCCGAACGTGACCGGCACGTACTACCGCTGCGGCTTCCACCTCGAGCCCGCAGCTCCGTAA